In a genomic window of Thiosocius teredinicola:
- a CDS encoding ATP-binding protein, whose protein sequence is MTNTPATRLIPVQQVRAVEGRDDRWCGHVTLPGDSASRHVLIVHHKDELIAVPANCPHEGVSLANSEMDETGKLVCPAHGQLVPMDENNENYRVNEIAGEFFIIPPGSFVEGRSDDELVRLRQEVISLRQANTALQSQVLNVSDQVEHVLDELSQKSNALQRQSDEQRRLSAFVNRVVDTMDGLLVVLDARGMVMQVNAAGCKALGYTAQDLEGQSADRLIEPQQLAELSVTGNGSSYPEGLVLFRRTVGEDSMQLEVNLQPKKHPMPHPRFLLRGSPIYDRAGKLEGAVIVGSDVTSLRQREQALIESEKRFRDYSQVSSDFFWQTDESHILFGTAEGTSLTNSASSPLSPGHHPKEFAPPEDLDSKAIPWREHLDDIAAQRPFRDFECRFHAESDLVWMSVSGKPVYDRQGVFQGYRGTAKDITERRQMEDELRMHRDHLSEMVEERTLDLLKAKEEAERANRMKSEFIANVSHEFRTPLHAILSFAGFGNKRLNEAPLEKLGSYFQRIEESGSRLSRMVNDLLDLAKLEAGHQPPDPKPTDIVELEESLRRQLDGLIASKSIQVDVQTATDNRMAEVDPDQFSQVILNLLSNAIKFTPHDSRILIRFDDAADTAALRFSIADQGPGIPEDELESVFDKFEQSSKTKTGAGGTGLGLAICREIVTRHKGTIHASNNEEGGATFIVEVPRATSGEGKVAPKKHAFLF, encoded by the coding sequence ATGACTAATACGCCGGCGACCCGCCTCATACCGGTACAACAGGTGCGCGCCGTCGAAGGGCGGGACGATCGATGGTGCGGGCATGTCACGCTGCCGGGAGATTCAGCATCGCGCCACGTACTCATCGTGCACCACAAGGACGAACTGATTGCGGTACCCGCGAATTGTCCGCATGAGGGTGTGTCACTCGCGAACAGCGAAATGGATGAGACCGGCAAGTTGGTCTGCCCGGCGCATGGTCAATTGGTTCCGATGGACGAGAACAACGAGAACTACCGGGTAAACGAGATTGCCGGTGAGTTCTTCATTATTCCTCCGGGTAGCTTCGTGGAAGGACGGTCAGATGACGAGCTGGTACGTCTGCGCCAGGAAGTGATCTCACTACGCCAGGCCAATACCGCTCTGCAAAGCCAGGTGCTCAATGTTTCCGACCAGGTCGAGCACGTGCTCGACGAGTTGTCGCAGAAGTCGAATGCCTTGCAACGACAAAGCGATGAGCAGCGCCGCCTGTCGGCGTTCGTCAACCGCGTGGTCGATACCATGGATGGCTTGCTCGTTGTGCTGGATGCGCGCGGGATGGTGATGCAGGTCAATGCAGCCGGCTGCAAGGCGCTGGGTTATACGGCGCAGGATCTCGAAGGCCAGTCGGCCGACAGGCTCATCGAGCCACAGCAACTCGCCGAGCTTTCCGTTACCGGCAACGGTTCCTCTTACCCTGAAGGATTGGTGTTGTTTCGTCGGACGGTGGGCGAGGACAGCATGCAACTGGAGGTCAACCTCCAACCGAAAAAGCATCCCATGCCGCACCCCCGGTTCCTGTTGCGCGGCTCACCGATCTACGACAGGGCGGGCAAGCTCGAAGGCGCCGTGATTGTCGGTTCGGATGTGACTTCCTTGCGTCAGCGCGAGCAGGCGTTGATCGAAAGCGAAAAGCGCTTCCGCGACTACTCGCAGGTGTCATCCGATTTCTTCTGGCAGACAGACGAATCTCACATCTTGTTCGGCACCGCCGAAGGTACGTCGTTGACGAATTCGGCATCTTCACCTTTGTCCCCGGGTCACCATCCCAAAGAGTTCGCGCCGCCCGAAGATCTCGACTCCAAGGCGATACCGTGGCGTGAACACCTCGACGATATTGCGGCGCAACGTCCGTTCCGCGATTTCGAGTGCCGCTTTCATGCCGAGTCGGACCTGGTCTGGATGAGCGTAAGCGGCAAGCCGGTTTACGATCGTCAAGGCGTATTTCAAGGTTATCGCGGTACCGCGAAAGACATCACTGAGCGCCGCCAGATGGAAGACGAGTTACGGATGCACCGCGACCATTTGAGCGAGATGGTCGAAGAGCGCACCTTGGATCTGCTCAAGGCGAAGGAAGAGGCCGAGCGTGCCAACCGGATGAAGAGCGAGTTCATTGCGAACGTCTCGCACGAGTTTCGAACACCGCTGCACGCGATACTTTCGTTCGCGGGTTTCGGCAACAAGAGGCTCAACGAGGCTCCGTTGGAAAAGCTCGGCTCGTATTTCCAACGTATCGAGGAAAGTGGCAGTCGCTTGTCGCGCATGGTCAATGATCTGCTCGATCTGGCAAAGCTCGAAGCCGGTCACCAACCGCCGGATCCCAAGCCGACCGATATCGTGGAGCTGGAAGAAAGTCTGCGTCGCCAGTTGGACGGCCTGATTGCTTCCAAGTCGATACAGGTGGACGTGCAGACGGCGACCGACAACCGCATGGCGGAAGTCGACCCGGACCAGTTCTCGCAGGTGATACTCAACTTGCTGTCCAACGCGATCAAGTTCACGCCGCATGACAGTCGCATCTTGATCAGGTTCGACGATGCCGCCGATACGGCTGCGCTGCGGTTCAGTATCGCCGACCAGGGACCGGGCATACCCGAGGACGAACTCGAGAGCGTGTTCGACAAGTTCGAGCAGAGTTCCAAGACCAAAACCGGCGCCGGTGGCACCGGGTTGGGACTGGCCATCTGTCGGGAGATCGTTACCCGCCACAAGGGAACGATTCACGCGTCCAACAACGAGGAAGGTGGCGCCACGTTCATCGTAGAGGTGCCGCGAGCAACCTCGGGTGAAGGCAAGGTGGCGCCGAAGAAACACGCCTTTCTCTTTTGA
- a CDS encoding NADH-quinone oxidoreductase subunit B family protein codes for MATMLWLQTGACSGDTMSLLNAHGPSLESLVANGDIQVLWHPSISTEPTSHLAKLIEQIEKGERELDILCVEGSLITGPYGTGMFDSFRGRAKIDIVRALAGQAQAVLAVGSCAAFGGIPAAPPNPTDCTGMQFTRDTAGGMFDTAWRSKSGMPVINLGGCPTHPLTITRTLAMLAQGLPVELDAHNRPTAFFNQMVHQGCTRNEYHEYDVEDTELGGRACMFFNLGCQGPTTMANCNSELWNQRSSKTRAGVPCFGCTSPNFPKNGDLFRTEKMGEVPVTLPLGVSRGHYMAYKNLAQAAAPMRVRDKKMDT; via the coding sequence ATGGCAACTATGTTGTGGCTGCAAACAGGTGCCTGTAGTGGGGACACCATGTCACTACTCAATGCGCACGGACCATCGCTGGAGTCGCTGGTCGCGAACGGCGATATCCAGGTGCTTTGGCACCCGTCGATCAGTACCGAACCGACCAGCCACCTGGCGAAGTTGATCGAGCAGATCGAAAAGGGCGAGCGCGAGCTCGACATCCTGTGTGTCGAAGGCAGCCTCATCACCGGCCCCTACGGCACCGGCATGTTCGACAGCTTTCGTGGCCGAGCCAAGATCGACATCGTGCGGGCTTTGGCCGGGCAGGCACAGGCCGTTCTCGCCGTCGGTTCTTGCGCGGCCTTCGGTGGGATCCCGGCGGCGCCGCCAAACCCGACGGACTGTACCGGCATGCAGTTCACCCGCGACACGGCCGGCGGCATGTTCGATACCGCGTGGCGATCCAAATCCGGGATGCCCGTCATCAACCTCGGTGGCTGCCCGACGCACCCGCTGACGATTACCCGCACCCTGGCGATGCTGGCGCAGGGGCTGCCGGTCGAACTCGACGCGCACAACCGGCCGACCGCCTTCTTCAACCAGATGGTGCACCAGGGTTGCACGCGCAACGAGTATCACGAGTACGACGTGGAAGACACCGAATTGGGTGGCCGCGCCTGCATGTTCTTCAACCTCGGTTGTCAGGGGCCGACGACGATGGCCAATTGCAACAGTGAGCTGTGGAACCAGCGCAGCAGCAAGACGCGGGCCGGTGTGCCATGCTTTGGATGCACCTCGCCGAATTTCCCGAAGAACGGTGACCTGTTCCGAACCGAGAAGATGGGCGAAGTGCCGGTCACGCTTCCACTGGGTGTTTCTCGGGGCCACTACATGGCCTACAAGAATCTCGCCCAGGCCGCTGCACCTATGCGGGTCCGCGACAAGAAAATGGACACCTGA
- a CDS encoding peroxidase family protein: MKNACMHGTTKARGCGHAELGRFGVMFKNCTSWGVDYSETPGQSISPHDAADIASRLGSAGGLMDGKLEGNDCFSNVPAGYTFFAQFVDHDVTLDVTTSLSDSDKRAGGGDHEIEKLPNLRSASLDLDCVYGLGPEASPYLYREDGTGVMSTGNPANPDDLYRNAEGRALIGDPRNDENIFVSQMQLLFIRFHNRLMAGRSFEAAQREARFHYQYIVWNDFLKRICDPKVYDHMNTALLDASKKKCEGDAKYDPKGLFNLVDHCDRILMPVEFSVAAYRFGHVTVRSNYPVNKDTPVVELFDERFSTLGFSAVPRDLVVDWRYLLPVEADVAPVMTKEFNHLLIDELISMPDPIVGKRASANERSLAFRNLLRGYVMGLPSGQCAAQKLADLGIPVNPAQNLGFDGIEGWEHLPDPMKTKLAAHTPLFFYLMREARVAGHGKNLGPVGSAIVLRTFGSMLLNCKTYLTEKCHLTEDELKKCAHHETWRPLAEIAGDCQLELADIVRYVSR; encoded by the coding sequence ATGAAAAACGCATGTATGCATGGTACGACCAAGGCGCGCGGCTGCGGTCACGCCGAACTCGGTAGGTTCGGTGTAATGTTCAAAAACTGTACGAGTTGGGGTGTCGACTACTCGGAAACGCCGGGGCAATCGATCTCGCCACATGATGCTGCCGACATCGCATCGCGGCTTGGCTCAGCAGGCGGCTTGATGGACGGTAAACTCGAAGGCAACGACTGCTTCTCAAACGTGCCGGCGGGCTATACCTTTTTCGCCCAGTTCGTCGATCACGACGTGACGCTCGATGTAACGACCTCTCTCAGCGACAGCGACAAGCGGGCCGGTGGCGGCGACCACGAGATCGAGAAACTTCCGAACCTGCGTTCGGCGTCGCTCGATCTCGACTGCGTTTACGGCCTCGGGCCGGAAGCATCGCCCTACCTGTATCGCGAAGACGGCACCGGCGTGATGTCTACCGGTAACCCTGCCAATCCGGACGACCTGTATCGCAATGCCGAGGGGCGCGCGCTGATCGGCGATCCACGCAACGATGAAAACATCTTTGTTTCGCAGATGCAGTTGTTGTTCATCCGTTTCCACAATCGTTTGATGGCCGGGCGCTCATTCGAAGCGGCGCAGCGCGAGGCGCGTTTCCATTATCAATACATCGTCTGGAACGATTTCCTCAAGCGTATCTGTGATCCGAAGGTCTACGATCACATGAATACCGCGTTGCTCGACGCGTCGAAAAAGAAATGCGAAGGGGATGCGAAGTACGACCCGAAGGGCTTGTTCAATCTCGTCGATCACTGCGACAGAATCCTGATGCCGGTCGAGTTCTCGGTGGCGGCGTACCGTTTCGGACATGTCACGGTGCGCTCCAACTACCCGGTCAATAAAGACACGCCGGTCGTCGAATTGTTCGATGAACGCTTCAGTACGTTGGGTTTCTCAGCGGTGCCGAGGGACTTGGTCGTTGATTGGCGCTACCTGCTGCCGGTGGAGGCCGACGTTGCGCCGGTTATGACCAAGGAGTTCAACCACTTGCTGATCGATGAACTGATCAGCATGCCGGATCCGATCGTCGGCAAACGCGCCTCGGCCAACGAGCGCTCACTGGCGTTCCGCAATTTGTTGCGCGGTTACGTGATGGGCCTGCCGAGCGGGCAATGTGCCGCCCAGAAACTTGCGGACCTCGGGATACCGGTCAACCCGGCCCAGAACCTCGGCTTTGATGGCATCGAGGGTTGGGAGCATCTACCCGACCCAATGAAGACCAAGTTGGCTGCGCATACACCGCTGTTCTTCTATCTGATGCGCGAGGCGCGCGTGGCCGGCCATGGAAAAAATCTCGGCCCGGTGGGTTCGGCGATCGTGCTGAGAACGTTCGGTTCGATGCTGTTGAACTGCAAGACCTACCTTACCGAGAAGTGTCACCTTACCGAGGACGAACTGAAAAAGTGCGCACACCACGAAACGTGGCGTCCATTGGCGGAGATTGCCGGTGACTGCCAGCTCGAGCTGGCCGATATCGTGCGGTACGTGAGCCGGTAA
- a CDS encoding nickel-dependent hydrogenase large subunit, whose amino-acid sequence MARKTVNIELNRVEGDLEFQVDLEGDRVADARCIGTLFRGFEQLLIGRAPKDALVITPRVCGICGTAHLFTTALALERMNDVPVPAHATIIRNLCLMAENVQSDIRQTFLFFAPDLLNPRYADHALAPALEKAFKPLQGSVVLSALDVSRTLVEIVAIFGGQWPHSTYMIPGGVTRPATVSDIIDCREIVDKAVRWFEKEVVGDSLDNWLSLDTAERFLEWVDEPAHRDTALGLFTRFARDQGLHTYGAGTDQFLSAGAHYDPVEWQAPYGEQRTLLAGGVYDGATHKIEAFRPELITEHVRHSWYRPYPDGRHPFEGETVPDYQPESDRYSWAKAPRYDDRVVETGPLAELLTGGDALIVDLLKKEGANTWLRQFARLRRASVLLDLMRAQLKALSQELNNPHYLAPADGSLDDGDGFGFVQAARGTLGHWVQVRNGEITRYQIVTPTAWNASPKDSAGRHGHWEQSVIGLPLTDIDNPIEISHVVRSHDPCLVCTVHFVGAGKKVRYGV is encoded by the coding sequence ATGGCCAGAAAGACCGTCAACATCGAACTCAATCGTGTCGAGGGTGACCTCGAGTTCCAGGTAGACCTCGAAGGCGACCGCGTGGCCGATGCACGCTGCATCGGTACGCTGTTTCGCGGCTTCGAGCAGTTGCTGATCGGTCGTGCACCGAAGGACGCCTTGGTGATCACGCCCAGGGTCTGCGGCATCTGCGGTACGGCCCACTTGTTCACTACGGCGCTCGCCTTGGAAAGAATGAACGATGTGCCGGTGCCGGCGCATGCAACCATTATTCGAAACCTCTGCCTGATGGCGGAGAACGTACAGAGCGACATCCGGCAGACGTTCTTGTTTTTCGCGCCGGACCTGCTCAATCCGCGGTATGCCGATCATGCGCTTGCCCCGGCCCTGGAAAAGGCCTTCAAGCCGTTGCAGGGCAGTGTGGTTCTGTCTGCACTGGACGTGTCGCGCACCCTGGTCGAGATCGTTGCCATCTTCGGCGGCCAGTGGCCACATTCGACCTACATGATTCCGGGTGGGGTGACGCGGCCGGCGACGGTCAGCGACATCATCGATTGCCGCGAGATCGTCGACAAAGCCGTCCGATGGTTCGAGAAAGAAGTGGTCGGCGACTCGCTGGACAACTGGCTGTCTCTCGACACGGCCGAGCGGTTTCTCGAGTGGGTCGACGAACCGGCACACCGCGATACGGCGCTCGGCCTGTTTACCCGGTTTGCACGCGATCAGGGGCTGCACACCTACGGCGCAGGCACCGATCAGTTTCTCAGTGCCGGCGCGCACTACGACCCTGTCGAATGGCAGGCGCCTTACGGCGAACAGCGCACCTTGCTAGCGGGCGGCGTCTACGACGGCGCCACACACAAGATTGAGGCATTCCGCCCGGAGCTCATCACCGAACATGTTCGTCATTCCTGGTATCGCCCGTATCCGGACGGGCGGCATCCGTTCGAAGGGGAGACGGTGCCGGACTATCAGCCGGAGTCGGATCGCTACAGCTGGGCCAAGGCGCCGCGCTATGACGACCGGGTGGTGGAAACCGGGCCTTTGGCTGAATTGCTGACCGGCGGTGATGCACTCATCGTCGATCTGCTGAAGAAAGAAGGTGCCAATACCTGGTTGCGCCAGTTCGCCCGTCTGCGCCGGGCGAGTGTGTTGCTCGACCTGATGCGCGCGCAATTGAAAGCCTTGAGCCAGGAACTGAACAATCCGCACTATCTCGCGCCCGCTGATGGGAGTCTGGACGACGGTGATGGGTTCGGCTTCGTACAGGCTGCAAGAGGTACCTTGGGGCACTGGGTGCAGGTGCGAAACGGTGAAATTACCCGCTATCAAATCGTGACGCCGACTGCGTGGAATGCCTCGCCGAAAGACAGCGCCGGTCGCCACGGACATTGGGAACAAAGCGTTATCGGGTTGCCGCTGACCGACATAGACAACCCCATCGAGATCAGTCACGTGGTGCGTTCACACGATCCCTGCCTGGTATGCACGGTGCACTTTGTCGGCGCCGGCAAGAAGGTGCGTTATGGCGTTTGA
- a CDS encoding multiheme c-type cytochrome — protein sequence MSKVALCLAGALVVFLQGVAFADANSKWLGPDKQALLDTPERLPFFPHRANTSDNAVLSSGMFDDAEVCGTCHQEIYAQWRTSAMARSWDDPIYRALLKKASEATDGAVDNFCTGCHTPVGLTTGKITSAVNRASVEETAESHPMPGVDCEACHNINARTGIDNGAYVLAPRSRGGRPTKYGPRSDAESPYHETVYSELHTRSDFCGTCHNVTHPFNGVAIERTYDEWLESEYAVKGIDCQSCHMAGFKGKAAIMGPERDDVASHWFAGANATLLSHFGDDEAAQMGSRMLQSAAQIEIVEQPQSLAPGELANFTVEVHNTGAGHKLPTGFPEGREVWIDFEVSDATGKSVYRLGQVRNGRTEPGTRNFRVHLGDKDGNEVEYAVWDVTHIISDNRILPNGKASAVFAFIVPEGAVGPLKAKATLRYWPFPQGLVDELVGEGKVDVKITDMTRTQVTVPMAVERTADRVDASGTPQAASHVGKVCNAEGSCS from the coding sequence ATGAGCAAGGTAGCTTTGTGCCTCGCAGGGGCACTCGTTGTATTTCTGCAAGGTGTCGCATTCGCCGACGCTAATTCCAAATGGTTGGGTCCTGACAAACAGGCATTGCTGGATACGCCTGAGCGACTGCCATTCTTTCCGCACCGCGCCAACACCAGTGACAATGCCGTACTGAGCAGCGGCATGTTCGACGACGCCGAGGTCTGCGGCACCTGCCACCAGGAGATCTACGCCCAGTGGCGAACCTCGGCCATGGCCAGGTCCTGGGACGATCCGATCTACCGGGCGCTGCTGAAGAAAGCCAGCGAGGCAACCGATGGCGCGGTAGATAACTTCTGTACCGGTTGTCACACGCCGGTAGGGCTGACGACCGGCAAGATCACCTCGGCGGTCAATCGCGCGTCGGTTGAAGAAACCGCTGAGTCGCATCCCATGCCAGGTGTGGATTGCGAGGCCTGCCACAACATCAATGCGCGCACCGGCATCGACAACGGCGCCTACGTGCTGGCGCCGCGTTCGCGCGGCGGGCGGCCCACCAAGTACGGGCCGCGATCGGATGCCGAGTCGCCGTATCACGAAACCGTCTACTCCGAACTGCATACCCGCAGCGATTTCTGCGGCACCTGCCATAACGTGACACATCCCTTCAACGGGGTTGCCATCGAACGCACCTATGACGAGTGGCTGGAAAGCGAGTACGCCGTGAAGGGTATCGATTGCCAGTCGTGTCACATGGCTGGCTTCAAGGGCAAGGCAGCGATCATGGGTCCGGAACGCGACGACGTCGCATCGCATTGGTTTGCCGGCGCCAACGCGACGTTGCTATCGCATTTCGGTGACGACGAGGCAGCGCAGATGGGGAGCCGCATGCTGCAGAGCGCCGCGCAGATTGAGATTGTCGAGCAACCACAATCGTTGGCCCCGGGTGAACTCGCCAACTTCACTGTCGAGGTTCACAACACCGGCGCCGGTCACAAACTGCCGACCGGCTTTCCGGAAGGGCGCGAGGTATGGATCGACTTCGAAGTAAGCGATGCCACCGGCAAGTCGGTCTACCGTCTCGGACAGGTACGTAACGGCCGCACCGAGCCCGGCACGCGCAACTTCCGTGTCCATCTCGGCGACAAGGACGGCAACGAAGTCGAGTACGCGGTCTGGGATGTGACCCACATCATTTCCGACAACCGGATTCTGCCGAACGGTAAAGCGTCTGCGGTGTTCGCATTCATCGTGCCGGAAGGTGCCGTCGGGCCGCTGAAAGCGAAGGCCACGCTGCGCTACTGGCCTTTCCCGCAAGGCTTGGTTGACGAACTGGTCGGCGAAGGAAAGGTAGACGTGAAGATCACCGACATGACGCGTACTCAGGTCACGGTGCCGATGGCAGTCGAACGCACGGCGGATCGCGTCGATGCGTCGGGCACGCCGCAGGCCGCCAGCCACGTCGGAAAAGTGTGCAATGCCGAAGGGAGCTGCTCTTAG
- a CDS encoding hydrogenase maturation protease: MAFERSHVICFGNELHGDDGFGPAVFAALDARQLPDSVRLFRADVSGLSAINCFANCERALVIDALQGYGPAGSVHALNRDDVLVEQSLSGHGAGVGAVLELLPSALPSLPDVDVIGAEVERVAAFEPGLTPCVAAAVPLVVEQVVRWLNND, encoded by the coding sequence ATGGCGTTTGAGCGCAGCCACGTGATCTGTTTCGGCAATGAACTTCATGGCGACGACGGATTCGGACCGGCGGTGTTCGCCGCGCTCGACGCCAGGCAGCTACCCGATTCGGTTCGGCTTTTCCGTGCTGATGTTTCGGGGCTGAGCGCGATCAACTGCTTCGCCAATTGCGAACGGGCGCTGGTCATAGACGCGCTGCAAGGCTACGGGCCGGCCGGCTCGGTGCACGCGCTCAACCGAGATGACGTGCTTGTCGAGCAAAGCCTGAGCGGTCACGGCGCGGGTGTCGGTGCGGTACTCGAGCTGTTGCCTTCGGCACTGCCGTCGTTGCCCGACGTCGACGTGATCGGTGCCGAAGTGGAACGCGTGGCCGCATTTGAACCAGGCCTGACGCCATGTGTGGCAGCGGCGGTGCCGCTTGTCGTAGAGCAGGTCGTGCGGTGGCTGAACAATGACTAA